In [Leptolyngbya] sp. PCC 7376, a genomic segment contains:
- a CDS encoding GTP-binding protein, whose product MDSQQQERHFSLARASLQQALAWYGNTRRHWHYPPDPELKAAVHPELHKLQQAIAKLDSQLLRISTFGLVSRGKSAVINALLGNKILETGPLHGVTQYPRTIRWDLPTDKLKIDLIDTPGLDEIEGEMRSKMAADVAAESDLILFIVAGDITRTEYEALHELRQQQKPILVVFNKIDLYPDCDRQAIFQQLQQLGRETNDTTLPLTTDEIVMVAAEPQAIALRIEHPDGSIEETWETPDAQIDPLREKIFQILSQEGKSLMAIHALVQARHLQQTIADKTLDHRQQEAEDLIWTYAKYKATAIALNPIGVIDVFAGTFTDLALIRALARLYGLPMTSHEATKLWRNILMSAGILFAMELGSGFFVGLGRTAGLGAITLNPSVIGVYGTAALAQGGIAAYGCYIIGKVTKTYLQQGCSWGNLGASTTIREILKQCDHRTLLYRLQSEISLTP is encoded by the coding sequence ATGGATAGTCAACAACAAGAGCGACATTTTAGTCTGGCCCGAGCGAGTCTCCAGCAGGCATTGGCTTGGTATGGCAACACGCGCCGCCATTGGCACTATCCACCGGATCCAGAGCTGAAAGCCGCCGTTCATCCAGAACTCCACAAGCTACAACAGGCGATCGCCAAACTCGATAGCCAACTCCTGCGCATTTCAACATTTGGATTGGTGAGCCGTGGTAAATCGGCAGTTATTAATGCCCTGCTTGGTAACAAGATTTTAGAGACTGGTCCTTTGCATGGCGTCACGCAATATCCTCGGACCATTCGCTGGGATTTACCAACGGATAAGCTCAAAATTGATCTGATTGACACACCAGGATTGGATGAAATTGAGGGGGAAATGCGGAGTAAAATGGCCGCGGATGTCGCTGCTGAGTCCGATTTGATTTTGTTTATTGTGGCTGGGGACATCACTCGCACTGAATACGAAGCGCTCCACGAACTCCGTCAACAGCAAAAACCAATCCTAGTTGTCTTTAATAAGATTGACCTCTATCCTGACTGCGATCGCCAAGCCATTTTTCAGCAATTGCAGCAGCTCGGACGAGAAACAAATGACACCACTCTTCCGCTCACCACTGACGAAATTGTGATGGTTGCTGCCGAACCCCAGGCGATCGCCCTCCGCATCGAACATCCCGATGGCAGCATCGAGGAAACTTGGGAGACTCCCGATGCCCAGATTGACCCACTCCGCGAAAAGATTTTTCAGATTTTGAGTCAAGAAGGCAAATCTTTAATGGCGATTCACGCTCTCGTGCAAGCGCGTCATCTCCAGCAAACCATCGCTGATAAAACCCTTGATCACCGTCAACAGGAAGCGGAAGATTTAATCTGGACCTACGCCAAATACAAAGCCACGGCGATCGCCCTTAATCCCATCGGTGTCATCGATGTATTTGCCGGAACCTTTACCGACCTCGCCTTAATCCGTGCCTTAGCTCGCCTCTACGGATTGCCGATGACCAGCCATGAAGCCACAAAACTATGGCGCAATATCCTTATGAGCGCAGGCATTTTATTTGCAATGGAACTGGGTAGCGGTTTTTTCGTCGGTTTAGGGAGAACAGCAGGACTTGGAGCCATCACCCTAAATCCCAGTGTTATCGGCGTTTATGGCACAGCGGCTCTAGCCCAGGGCGGCATCGCGGCTTACGGCTGTTACATCATCGGGAAAGTCACCAAAACCTACCTTCAACAAGGATGTAGCTGGGGCAATCTCGGTGCGAGCACCACCATCCGCGAAATTCTCAAACAATGCGATCACCGCACCCTCCTTTATCGCCTCCAGTCCGAAATTTCCCTGACGCCGTAA
- a CDS encoding tyrosine-type recombinase/integrase codes for MPKTLTSITSNFLAYTGCRPGEAMGLKRKHLDFNKRTITIEESLSKVDAFTAKRVQKSTKTGSVTILPMGKTYETLSQFKDYESNQLLFVNSEGNHINDANFRNRHWNRCLRELHIEKRVLYVLITVLPHELLSKVYQLLRLLT; via the coding sequence TTGCCGAAAACTCTGACCAGTATTACGAGTAACTTCCTTGCTTATACTGGATGTCGCCCCGGCGAAGCTATGGGACTGAAGCGTAAGCATCTAGACTTCAACAAAAGAACAATCACCATCGAAGAATCTCTTAGTAAGGTTGATGCGTTTACGGCTAAACGAGTACAGAAAAGTACAAAAACAGGCTCAGTAACAATTCTCCCAATGGGTAAGACATACGAGACATTGAGTCAGTTCAAGGACTATGAATCTAATCAACTGTTATTTGTGAATTCAGAAGGCAACCATATCAATGATGCGAACTTCAGGAACCGCCACTGGAATAGATGCCTGAGGGAATTACACATAGAAAAACGAGTTCTGTACGTATTGATCACAGTTTTGCCTCACGAGCTATTGAGCAAGGTATACCAATTACTCAGATTGCTTACATGA
- a CDS encoding IS1 family transposase (programmed frameshift): MTIHCPQCNAQDIIKSGFAKNRQRFKCKQCNYQFTSFSKERGKPLWMKLEAVLMYMSGMSMNATAKILGVSAQSVLNWVRDFGEANYEKPTPESAVVVELDELWHFIQEKKNKLWVWKAYDRNTGRLIDWELGSRDSRTLGHLLERLSQWQITVYCTDNWKPYQQLLENHPDAFHVISKKETIAIERNNSDNRHWFARFHRRTKVVSKSKHMVDLSMALFAKFRVNGSIELLRNWRLTLLS, translated from the exons ATGACAATTCACTGTCCCCAATGTAATGCTCAAGACATCATCAAAAGTGGATTCGCTAAAAATCGTCAACGATTTAAGTGTAAGCAGTGCAATTATCAATTTACAAGCTTTTCTAAAGAGCGGGGCAAGCCTCTCTGGATGAAATTAGAAGCTGTATTGATGTATATGAGTGGTATGTCCATGAATGCGACAGCCAAGATTCTCGGTGTATCAGCTCAATCAGTGCTCAATTGGGTAAGAGATTTCGGTGAAGCCAATTATGAAAAGCCCACTCCTGAGTCTGCTGTCGTGGTGGAGCTAGATGAGCTATGGCATTTTATCCAAGAGA AAAAAAACAAACTTTGGGTCTGGAAAGCATATGACCGTAATACTGGGCGACTCATTGACTGGGAATTGGGAAGTCGTGATAGTCGAACTTTAGGTCATTTACTAGAGCGGTTATCGCAATGGCAAATCACTGTCTATTGCACCGATAATTGGAAACCCTATCAACAGCTATTAGAGAATCACCCAGATGCTTTTCATGTCATTAGCAAGAAAGAGACAATAGCAATTGAGAGAAACAACTCAGACAATCGCCATTGGTTTGCTCGGTTTCATCGCAGGACGAAGGTCGTCTCTAAATCAAAACACATGGTGGACTTGAGCATGGCACTGTTTGCGAAATTTAGAGTGAATGGAAGTATTGAGCTACTGCGCAATTGGCGTTTAACATTACTCTCTTGA
- a CDS encoding IS982 family transposase: MSSLEALFCHVDDFCQVFEPLWHQALLSSGKKYRRRQRSLSLSEVMTILIAFHQSHYRNFKHFYLIKVKCDWQQEFPLAVSYQRFVTWILSSLIPLCTYLRRCFGQYTGISFIDATSIKVCHNRRISQHRVFEGCAARGKTSVGWFFGFKLHLVINERGELLNVQVTPGNTDDRQPIVELWQDLWGKVFADKGYVSQSLAQHLQEEHEVTLMAKPRRNMKHHLMVYQNKLFARKRALIETVIDQLKNISQIEHSRHRSPTNFCVNLLCGLIAYCHQPKKPSLQLD, translated from the coding sequence ATGTCCAGTCTAGAGGCTCTGTTTTGCCATGTTGATGATTTCTGCCAAGTCTTTGAACCCTTATGGCATCAAGCGTTACTCAGCTCTGGCAAAAAATACCGTCGCCGTCAGAGAAGCCTCAGTCTGAGTGAGGTGATGACTATTCTCATTGCTTTCCATCAATCTCACTATCGAAATTTCAAGCATTTCTATCTCATCAAGGTGAAATGCGATTGGCAACAAGAGTTTCCTCTAGCTGTGAGCTATCAACGCTTTGTGACATGGATACTTTCGAGCTTGATTCCTCTCTGTACATATCTGCGACGATGCTTCGGACAATACACTGGTATTAGCTTCATTGATGCCACCAGCATCAAGGTTTGCCATAATCGCCGTATCTCTCAACACCGTGTTTTTGAAGGTTGCGCGGCAAGGGGCAAGACTTCGGTGGGATGGTTCTTCGGCTTCAAACTACACCTGGTCATCAATGAGCGAGGAGAATTACTCAACGTCCAAGTGACGCCCGGAAATACCGATGACCGCCAACCTATAGTGGAGTTATGGCAAGACTTATGGGGTAAAGTCTTTGCCGATAAAGGCTATGTCTCACAATCTTTAGCCCAGCATCTTCAAGAGGAACATGAGGTGACCCTAATGGCTAAACCTCGTCGAAATATGAAGCATCATTTGATGGTTTATCAAAATAAACTTTTTGCTCGTAAGCGGGCTTTGATTGAGACAGTTATTGACCAACTGAAGAACATCTCACAGATTGAACATTCCCGACATCGCAGTCCCACAAACTTTTGTGTGAACTTGCTGTGTGGGCTGATTGCTTACTGCCATCAACCCAAAAAACCTTCTTTACAGCTTGATTAG
- a CDS encoding ATP-binding protein, whose amino-acid sequence MNASPIESPQAIIFELCLPNQLSELERLNPWLEECAVTIGLSTRGTFRLQLLLEEVVMNIFENAYPNGGEHLIDIQLMARDTGLTIRIEDDGVAFDQTIVPEKAPISGLEEVQIGGIGLQLVHSYSDQQEYMRQDSKNILTLHLTDHDSEEN is encoded by the coding sequence ATGAATGCTTCACCCATCGAATCCCCCCAAGCCATCATTTTCGAGCTGTGCTTGCCCAATCAACTGAGTGAGTTAGAACGATTAAATCCTTGGCTTGAGGAATGTGCAGTTACAATCGGTCTCTCTACCCGAGGAACATTCCGTTTGCAGCTACTTCTAGAGGAAGTGGTAATGAATATTTTTGAAAATGCTTATCCTAATGGCGGCGAACATCTAATTGATATCCAGCTAATGGCAAGGGATACAGGACTAACAATCCGTATTGAAGATGACGGCGTCGCGTTTGACCAAACTATCGTGCCTGAAAAAGCGCCTATCTCTGGGTTGGAAGAGGTGCAAATTGGTGGCATCGGACTACAGCTCGTCCACTCATATTCTGATCAACAGGAATATATGCGCCAGGACAGCAAAAATATTCTCACCCTACATCTCACTGACCATGATTCTGAGGAGAATTGA
- a CDS encoding STAS domain-containing protein, with product MIDLDISTLDNGVRLVKLSGKMDIQGVNQIGEEFALKISSTGIPTIVDLREVSFIASLGMRILLSAARGVANHDAKMVLLKPQPLVKEALTVAGLNSLIPSYDDLYLAMAALDPINA from the coding sequence ATGATAGACCTTGATATTTCAACGCTCGATAATGGTGTCCGCCTTGTTAAACTCTCTGGCAAGATGGATATCCAAGGTGTCAATCAAATTGGTGAAGAATTTGCGCTAAAAATCAGCAGCACTGGCATTCCAACAATTGTCGATCTGAGAGAGGTTAGTTTTATTGCATCCCTCGGCATGAGAATCCTACTGTCAGCAGCACGGGGCGTCGCAAATCACGATGCAAAAATGGTACTGCTAAAACCTCAACCACTAGTGAAAGAAGCATTAACAGTGGCTGGTTTGAATAGCTTGATTCCCAGTTATGACGACTTATATCTTGCTATGGCGGCCCTAGATCCGATTAACGCTTAG
- a CDS encoding FAD-dependent oxidoreductase, with the protein MAISPEKRRLQTIPRRQFIKFCSFLGIASSTALTTASCDIFSPSTKTLDVSNFKGKVIIIGAGAAGMAAGHLLSQQGIDFQIIEASSSHGGRMKRDATFADFPLPLGAEWLHATESEFSKIVNDDSVKINIKTQPYNSQDKVEFYEDGRLFVENLGRDRDKKFIDSSWLDFYEQYIVPGIIDQIVFDTEIISINYQDPKVILKDSTGNKYTADKVIFTAPLLVLKDKKITFIPELPSNKQNVIASAQIWIGIKVFFEFGEKFYPTFLSFPDSETLEGQRLYYDAAYGQNTEKNILGLFAVGKQAQAYISKSGEKLKDFILAELDEIYDGIPSKAYINHIEQNWVNEAFINMAYLSDFAPEKISSILAESIQNKVFFAGEAYTKEDDWGAVHNAARAARDAVHELLSTTSI; encoded by the coding sequence ATGGCAATATCTCCTGAAAAAAGAAGACTTCAAACCATACCAAGACGACAATTCATCAAGTTTTGCAGCTTTTTGGGTATTGCTTCTTCTACTGCATTAACCACGGCAAGCTGTGACATATTTAGTCCCTCAACTAAAACATTAGATGTGAGTAACTTCAAAGGCAAAGTCATCATTATTGGCGCTGGAGCAGCAGGGATGGCAGCGGGACATTTATTGTCTCAACAAGGCATAGATTTCCAGATTATCGAGGCGTCTTCATCCCATGGTGGACGAATGAAACGAGATGCAACTTTTGCTGATTTCCCTCTTCCTTTAGGTGCAGAATGGTTGCATGCAACCGAGTCAGAGTTTTCCAAAATCGTTAATGACGACAGCGTCAAAATCAATATCAAGACTCAACCTTATAATTCCCAAGATAAGGTCGAATTTTATGAAGATGGCAGATTATTTGTCGAGAACTTAGGCCGAGATAGAGACAAAAAATTCATTGATTCGAGCTGGCTAGATTTTTATGAGCAATATATTGTTCCTGGCATTATCGATCAGATAGTTTTTGACACTGAAATTATCTCGATCAATTATCAAGACCCAAAAGTAATCCTCAAAGATAGTACGGGTAATAAGTATACTGCTGACAAAGTGATTTTCACAGCACCTCTTCTAGTCCTCAAAGATAAAAAAATCACGTTTATACCAGAACTCCCTAGCAACAAACAGAATGTGATAGCGTCTGCGCAGATATGGATCGGAATCAAAGTATTTTTCGAGTTTGGAGAAAAGTTTTATCCAACATTTTTAAGCTTTCCAGATAGCGAAACTCTTGAAGGGCAAAGACTTTATTATGATGCGGCCTATGGACAAAATACAGAAAAAAATATCCTTGGACTTTTTGCTGTAGGGAAACAAGCTCAGGCTTACATTTCAAAATCAGGTGAAAAGTTAAAAGATTTCATTCTCGCTGAACTTGATGAGATTTATGATGGTATTCCCTCAAAAGCTTATATCAATCACATTGAACAAAACTGGGTGAATGAAGCATTTATTAATATGGCATATTTATCTGATTTCGCGCCCGAAAAAATATCGTCTATTTTAGCTGAGTCAATACAAAACAAAGTCTTTTTTGCGGGCGAAGCATATACAAAAGAAGACGACTGGGGCGCTGTCCATAATGCTGCACGAGCTGCTCGGGATGCAGTGCATGAGCTATTGTCAACTACATCAATCTAG
- a CDS encoding DUF4344 domain-containing metallopeptidase, whose translation MNSFSHSVESTDKGDLILYYETPEDESFNEIHDILLTTSFYNDLILKLNDTYNFPQDIDVVFLECGEENAFYDPETVTIQMCYELIQKYADIFIEEYQGEYSDEVILAGYFTFLHEFGHAIVDQYELPIIVKEEDVVDSFATILLLQTGEEDAVIAGIEQFDIDAEEDEEFEELPFWGEHSLSIQRVYNIACLVYGSDTDRYADFIGDDFLPEERAEGCSEEYEQAIEGWETLLADFTK comes from the coding sequence ATGAACAGCTTTTCTCATTCAGTAGAGAGCACAGACAAGGGTGATTTAATCCTTTATTATGAGACTCCTGAGGATGAAAGTTTCAATGAGATTCACGACATTTTACTCACAACGTCTTTCTATAACGACCTAATTCTAAAACTGAATGATACATACAATTTCCCACAAGATATTGATGTTGTTTTTCTAGAATGTGGCGAAGAGAATGCATTTTATGATCCTGAAACTGTCACAATCCAGATGTGTTATGAACTAATCCAAAAGTATGCAGATATTTTTATTGAGGAATACCAGGGTGAATATAGTGACGAAGTAATTTTGGCTGGCTATTTCACTTTTTTGCATGAGTTTGGTCATGCGATAGTCGATCAATATGAGCTGCCCATCATCGTCAAAGAAGAGGATGTTGTTGATTCTTTCGCCACTATTCTATTGCTGCAAACAGGAGAGGAAGATGCCGTTATTGCCGGTATTGAACAGTTCGATATCGATGCGGAAGAAGATGAGGAATTTGAGGAGTTGCCTTTTTGGGGTGAGCATAGCCTAAGCATTCAGCGAGTCTATAATATCGCCTGTCTGGTCTATGGCAGCGATACAGATCGCTATGCCGATTTTATCGGAGATGACTTTTTACCAGAAGAACGGGCAGAGGGTTGTTCAGAAGAATATGAGCAAGCGATAGAAGGTTGGGAAACACTTTTAGCGGATTTTACGAAATAA
- a CDS encoding DUF4255 domain-containing protein, translating into MLEDLDATLEALIKREFPADVPSSSTTVHISFETPFQGSIPQKPALNFFLYDVRENLELRNAVGGWERQDNGRAVKQRPPARVDCSYLVTAWPQNDDDIKTEHQLLGELTRVLLRYRRIPEVFWQDSLQDQPVQIRMVSLRPSNLNSFGEFWQAMGGRDGTRPKVVLHCTVTIAVDLGLDAPEAPLVGMVTGGQA; encoded by the coding sequence ATGCTTGAAGATTTGGATGCAACTTTGGAGGCTCTGATTAAGCGGGAATTTCCGGCGGATGTTCCTTCGTCTTCAACGACAGTTCATATTAGTTTCGAGACGCCTTTTCAGGGTTCTATTCCCCAAAAGCCAGCTCTGAATTTTTTTCTCTATGACGTGCGGGAAAATTTGGAATTGCGGAACGCTGTCGGTGGTTGGGAGCGGCAGGATAATGGCAGGGCAGTAAAGCAACGTCCTCCAGCTCGGGTTGATTGCTCTTATCTTGTGACGGCTTGGCCACAGAATGATGATGATATTAAAACGGAACACCAATTGCTGGGTGAATTGACGCGGGTTTTATTGCGATATCGTCGCATTCCAGAAGTATTTTGGCAGGATAGTTTGCAGGATCAGCCTGTGCAGATTCGTATGGTGAGTTTGCGTCCGAGTAATCTCAATAGTTTTGGGGAATTTTGGCAGGCTATGGGTGGTCGTGATGGCACAAGACCCAAGGTTGTTTTGCATTGCACAGTAACTATTGCAGTCGATCTTGGACTCGATGCACCTGAAGCTCCATTAGTGGGTATGGTCACTGGGGGGCAAGCCTAA